The following proteins are encoded in a genomic region of Zea mays cultivar B73 chromosome 9, Zm-B73-REFERENCE-NAM-5.0, whole genome shotgun sequence:
- the LOC118473299 gene encoding uncharacterized protein, whose product MAVIFGNHQATGLFAKCTSDPLGFDTSESAGTYGVGYSGDLAGHESNNASPTRDSGESLNPSGPIRDGGDSSTRSGARRKRGRMMMEDEDPLICTVTEAFKTLSDAIKQSAPQPRPIIPPNLWTMMKQIPVFEREHIAHYYGYLCENPALAYAFLEMGLDDQMVWVSRYIKTHLSD is encoded by the coding sequence ATGGCTGTCATATTTGGGAATCATCAAGCAACtggactatttgcaaaatgcacCAGTGATCCCCTAGGTTTCGACACATCTGAAAGTGCAGGTACATATGGTGTGGGTTATTCTGGAGACTTGGCTGGTCATGAGAGTAACAATGCAAGTCCAACTCGTGATAGTGGAGAATCATTGAACCCAAGTGGTCCAATTCGTGATGGTGGAGACTCATCTACTCGAAGTGGTGCAAGAAGGAAGAGAGGGCGCATGATGATGGAAGATGAGGATCCATTGATATGCACTGTCACTGAAGCTTTTAAGACTCTTTCAGATGCAATCAAGCAGTCAGCACCACAACCACGTCCGATAATCCCACCCAACCTATGGACTATGATGAAACAGATTCCTGTTTTTGAAAGAGAACATATAGCACACTACTATGGCTACTTGTGTGAGAATCCAGCCCTTGCTTATGCCTTTCTAGAGATGGGACTAGATGATCAAATGGTATGGGTGTCTAGGTACATCAAGACTCATCTTTCTGATTGA